In a genomic window of Scyliorhinus torazame isolate Kashiwa2021f chromosome 5, sScyTor2.1, whole genome shotgun sequence:
- the LOC140421427 gene encoding uncharacterized protein, whose translation MEKPWKCGDCGMGCYSPSEMQTHRRIHTGERPFICSVCGKGFTLSSHLLTHQLVHTDERPFKCADCEKSFKSRNYLLTHQRTHTGERPFTCSVCGKGFIRASHLQTHQLVHTDQRPFKCADCEKSFRSRNNLLTHQRTHTGERPFTCLECGKGFNDLSNLRTHHQVHSDQRPFKCADCEKSFRSRNNLLIHQRTHTGERPFTCSVCGKRFTCSSDLVIHQFVHTDQRPFKCADCETSFKSKKHLMSHQRPHTGERPFTCSMCGKRFTCSSDLLKHQRVHTGERPYTCPMCEKKFTRSSDLTSHQLVHTDQKPFKCSECEKRFKRKTSLRKHQRVHTETES comes from the coding sequence atggagaaaccgtggaaatgtggggactgtgggatgggatgctATTCTCCGTCTGAAATGcaaactcatcgacgtattcacactggggaaaggccgttcatctgctctgtgtgtgggaagggattcactctgtcatcccacctcctgacacaccaacttgttcatactgatgagagaccgtttaaatgtgctgactgtgagaagagctttaaaagcagaaattatttactgacacaccaacgcactcacactggggagaggccgttcacctgctccgtgtgtgggaagggattcattcgtgCATCTCACCTccagacacaccaacttgttcatactgatcagagaccttttaaatgtgctgactgtgagaagagctttagaagcagaaataatttactgacacatcaacgcactcacactggggagaggccattcacctgtctggaatgtgggaagggatttaatgatttgtcaaacctccggactcaccatcaggttcactctgaccagagaccgtttaaatgtgctgactgtgagaagagctttagaagcagaaataatttactgatacatcaacgcactcacactggggagaggccattcacctgctccgtgtgtgggaagagattcacatgtTCATCCGACCTTGTGATacaccaatttgttcacactgatcagagaccttttaaatgtgctgactgtgagacgagTTTTAAAAGTAAAAAGCATTTAATGTCACATCAACggcctcacactggggagaggccgttcacctgctccatgtgtgggaagagattcacatgttcatccgaccttctgaaacaccagcgagttcacactggggagagaccgtacacttgccccatgtgtgagaagaaattcactcggtcatccgacctgacttcacaccaacttgttcacactgatcagaaaccttttaaatgttctgaatgtgaaaagagatttaaaagaaaaacaagtctgcggaaacaccagcgagttcacactgaaacagaatcatag